The DNA segment TAGTAGGAGGGATCGGTGAATATCTCTTGATACCCGGTCATCCCAGTATTGAAAGCTATTTCCCCAGTAGTCGTGCCCTTGGCACCGATGGCTCTGCCTTGAAAGCGGGTACCATCTTCCAGTAGTAGTGTTGCTCGCTTCATTTCGCGCAAATTTGGACAAAAAAAAGGGATGCTCTAGTTAAGAACATCCCGGGTCTTTTTAACAGTGCCAAGGCAAATTATCATTCTTCTTCATCCTTGGCGTTCTTCTCTTCGCTAGAATCTTCGGTCTCATCTTTGACCTCTTCGACTGCTTCTGATACCTCTTCAGTGGTCTCTTCTACAGCTTCTACAGTTTCAGACGCGATCTCTTTCACTTCTTCTGCGGCTTCGCTCGCTGCCTCAGCAGCATCAGTTGCAGCCTCTTCAGCCTTAGCGGCCACTGTACCAGCGGCAGCAGCTACGGTAGCTGCAGCTCCAGCTCCAGATTTCTTTCCACCTCTACGGCTTCGCTTCTTCTTGGCCTTCTTTTCTGTCGTGTAGACGTCATTGAAGTCCACCAGCTCGATCATACACATATCTGCATTGTCACCTAGGCGGTTCCCTGTGCGGATGATCCGTGTATAACCACCTGGACGTGAAGCGACTTTAGCAGAAACTTCTCGGAAGAGTTCGGTCACCGCTTCTTTTTGCTTCAGATAGCTGAAGACAACTCTTCTGCTATGTGTGGTATCGGTCTTCGACTTGGTGACCAATGGCTCGATGTATTTCTTGAGCGCTTTGGCTTTGGCCACAGTCGTATTGATGCGCTTATGCTCGATCAACGAGCAAGCCATATTGGCAAGCATCGCCTTTCTGTGGGCCGGCTTGCGCTTCAAGTGATTGAATTTCTTTCCGTGTCTCATCTCGATTCAGCGTGTAAGAGATCAGGCGTTCCAGCCTTTACTCCTTGTCCAATTTATACTTACTCACGTCCATTCCGAATTCCAGACTCTTGCTTTCTACAAGGTCTTCTAGTTCGGTCAGGGATTTCTTACCGAAGTTTCTGAACTTCAATAGGTCATTCTTATTGTAGGCTACCAAGTCACCCAATGTCTCGATGTCAGCAGCCTTCAAGCAATTCAATGCTCGTACCGAAAGGTTCATATCGACCAAGCGGGACTTAAGCAATTGACGCATGTGCAGTGAACTCTCATCGAATTCCTCCACTTCTTTCTTGATCTCGGTCTCCAAGGTGATCTTCTCATCGGAGAAGAGCATGAAATGATGAATCAGGATCTTAGCGGCTTCTTGGAGCGCATCCTTTGGAGAGATGGAACCATCGGTCATCAGATCGATGATCAACTTCTCATAGTCTGTCTTCTGCTCGACACGGAAGTTCTCGATGTTGTACTTCACATTCTTGATCGGAGTGAAGATGCTATCTGTGAAGATGGTCCCTATGGGTGCATTGGAGATCTTATTCTCTTCAGCAGGTACGTATCCTCTTCCTTTTCCGATGGTCAATTCCAGTTCGATCTTGACCTTCTTATCCATGTGGGCGATCACCAAGTCGGGATTCAACACCTGGAAAGCAGAAGTGAAGTTTCCGATATCGCCTGCAGTGAAGGTATCCTTACCGGAAACGGTCACTTTCAGTTTTTCGGAATTGGTATCCTCGATCTGTTGCTTGAAGCGTACTTGCTTGAGATTCAAGACGATCTCGGTGATATCCTCCACAACACCCTTGATGGTGGAGAACTCATGGTCTACACCCTCGATACGCACAGAAGTAATGGCAAATCCCTCAAGTGAGGAAAGGAGAATTCTTCTGAGTGCGTTACCAACAGTCACACCATAACCAGGCTCAAGAGGACGGAACTCGAAGGATCCGCTTCTCTCATCTGATTCTATCATGATGACTTTGTCCGGCTTTTGGAAGTCTAAGATGGGCATGTTCTATTGTGTGTTAGGATTATTTAGAATAAAGTTCCACGATGAGTTGCTCCTTGATATTCTCAGGAATCTGCTCGCGCTCTGGGCTGGCCAGGAATTCACCGGTCATCGCATCTTGGTTCCAATCCAACCAATCCCAAGAGGAAGCTGAATTAGCAGCCAGAGAAGCTGTAATGGATTCCAAGCTCTTGGAGCGTTCACGCACACCGATCACATCTCCAGGTCGTAGGCTGAAAGAAGGGATATTGACCACTTTCCCATTGACGGTGATGTGACGGTGACCCACCAATTGACGGGCTGCTCTTCGTGTCGGTGCAATACCGAGTCTGAATACTGTGTTATCCAATCGAGACTCACACATCTGGAGGAGGTTGGTACCTGTGATACCTTGTTTGGCAGAAGCCTTCTTGAACATATTGGAGAATTGCTTCTCCAAGATGCCATAGGTATACTTGGCCTTCTGCTTCTCCATGAGCTGTACGGCATATTCGGATTGCTTTCCTCTCCTTCTATTATTACCGTGCATACCCGGAGGGTAATTCTTACGCTCCAAGGCCTTATCAGGACCGAAAATCGGTTCTCTGAATTTGCGTGCGATCTTTGACTTGGGACCTCTGTATCGTGCCATGGTCTACTCTTTGATTTTCTTTAATCGATAATTCGTTTGGATCAGACCCTTCTTCTTTTCGGAGGTCTACATCCGTTGTGAGGCAATGGTGTGACATCGATGATCTCTGTCACTTCTATGCCCATATTGTGCAATGTCCGGATAGCTGATTCACGACCGGAACCAGGTCCTTTGACATAGACTTTGACCTTTCTCAGTCCATATTCCATTGCTTCTTTCCCGCAATTCTCAGCTGACATCTGCGCTGCGTATGGAGTGTTCTTCTTAGAACCCCTGAACCCCATCTTACCGGCCGATGACCATGAGATCACTTCCCCTGCATTGTTGGTGAGGGAAATGATGATATTGTTGAAAGTGGCTTGGATATGTGCCTGTCCATGGGCCTCTACCCTTACTTTCTTCTTCTTTTTTGCTGCTTTTGCCATGATGCTGATTATCTATGGTTATGCTAAGATTATTTGGTCGCCTTCTTCTTGTTGGCCACAGTCTTCCTCTTACCCTTACGAGTACGGGAATTGTTCTTGGTCTTCTGACCTCTCAGAGGCAGACCGGTACGATGACGTATCCCTCGATAAGAACCGATATCCATCAATCGCTTGATATTGGTCTGGATCTCTGACCTCAGAGAACCTTCTACCCGGTGTTCTTCGTTGATCACCTTCCGGATCGCAGCCAATTGATCATCGCTCCAATCCTGGACTTTGATGCCATAATCCACTCCGGCCTTATCCAAGATGGATCGAGCGGTGGTGTGTCCGATTCCGAAGATATAGGTCAATCCTATCTCTCCTCTTTTGTTCCTAGGTAGGTCTATTCCGACTATACGTGCCATTTCCTGATCTGCTTAATAAACTTCATGCAGAGCATCATCCTTGACGCTGCTTGAATTTGGGGTTCTTCTTATTGATCACGTAAAGTTTCCCTTTACGTCTGACGATCTTGCAATCAGCGGATCGCTTCTTCAAACTTGCTCTGACTTTCATATCAGTTCGCTTTACTTGTATCTATACGTTATGCGGCCCTTGGTCAAATCGTATGGAGACATCTCCACTTTGACCTTATCACCTGGGAGAATACGGATGTAGTACATTCTCATCTTACCTGAGATGTGGGCGGTAATAGTATGCCCATTCTCAAGCTCCACTCTGAACATTGCGTTCGAGAGGGCTTCTTTGATCGTGCCATCCTGTTCTATCGAGGCTTGTTTTGCCATCTATTGTATTCTCTCTTTTTCTTTATTCAACAATACTTCTTCTATATACTCGAATGTCGATAAGACTTCTGCTTTGCCTTTGCGCACGACTACATCGTGCTCAAAGTGGGCCGAGGGTCTTCCATCAGCGGATACGATGGTCCATCCATCATCCAACTGCTTGACCTCCTTGACTCCCAGATTGATCATAGGCTCTATGGCCAATGTCATTCCTTCTTTCAACTTCGCTCCACGACCTCTTTTCCCGTAATTGGGTACTTCAGGTTCTTCGTGAAGTTCTCTTCCTAGGCCGTGGCCTACCAATTCCCGTACCACACCGTATCCGTGGGCTTCAGCATGCTGCTGAATCGCCCATCCGATATCTCCCACTCGGTTGCCTGATACAGCTTGTTCTATACCTTTTTCCAGGCATTGCTGTGTGACATCCAATAAGGACTGGACTTCCTCGCTGACCTCACCTACCTTGAATGTATAGGCGCTATCACCATAGAAGTCGTTCATCAGTACACCACAATCGACCGAAACGATGTCCCCTTCTTCAAGTGGACGCTCGGTAGGAAGTCCATGCACGACCGCTTCATTGACCGAACACAAAAGGGTGCTCGGGCAACCATAGAGTCCTTTGAAACCAGGAATAGCTCCATGGTCCCTGATGAACTCCTCGGCCACTGCATCCAACTTCATAGTGTCGATGCCGGGCTCTATCAGTTTGGCCACTTCGGCCAAAGTCTTACCAACAAGTAAAGAACTCTGTCTTAATATCTCAATCTCTTCGTCCGTCTTCAGATGGATCATGATCAGCCGGCCATACCGAACGCAGAACTGCTACGCCCTTTTATTTTACCGCCTTTCATCAGACCATCATAGTGACGGGATAGAAGATGACTTTCAATCTGTTGCAACGTATCCAAGACCACTCCCACCATGATAAGCAGAGAAGTTCCTCCGAAGAACAGGGCAAATCCCTGAGTCACTCCGAACACAACTGCAAACGCTGGTAGAATGGCCACAAAGCCTAGGAATATCGCTCCTGGCAAGGTGATACGTGATAATAGGTTATCGAGGAACTCCGAGGTCTTTCTCCCGGGTTTGACCCCTGGTATGAATCCTCCGTTCCTTTTAAGATCATCGGCCATCTGCATCGGATTGACCGTGATGGCAGTATAGAAATAGGTGAACAACACCACCATCAAGAAGAAGATGATATTGTACCACAGACCATTGATATTGGTCAGGCTCTGAAGCACGGTACCTACTTCCATTTCCAGTGCTTGAGCGATATACAGTGGCACGAACATGATGGCCTGAGCAAAGATGATAGGCATCACCCCAGCAGCATTGACCTTCAATGGGATATACTGTCTTACTCCACCGTACTGTCTGTTTCCTACAACTCGCTTGGCGAACTGTACGGGAACTCTTCGGGTAGCCTGCACCAGTGCGATGGTCGCTGCAATGATGAGCAGTAGGAAGACGATCTCTACCAAGAGGATAACAAATCCTCCACCTTCTCCACCGACACCCACTTTGGATACGACTTCTTGGATGAAGCTCGCAGGTAGGCTGGCAATGATCCCGATCATGATGAGCAAGGAGATACCATTACCGATACCTCTGTCCGTGATTCGCTCACCCATCCACATGACGAATAGACATCCAGCAGAAAGGATGATCACCGAAGTGAACCACCACCACCAACTGGGGTCTGGTACTGCGTTAGGGACCGAGACCACTGATGAGGCCAAGTAACCCGGAGCTTGCAAAGAGGTGATACCGATAGTCAGGAATCGAGTGATCTGGTTTATCCTCTTCTGACCGCTTTCTCCTTCTCGCTGCATCTTCTGAATGCTAGGTACAGCAATACCTAGGAGCTGCATGATGATGGATGCAGAGATGTAAGGCATGATACCCAGAGCAAAAATGGATGCTCGGCTGAAGGCTCCTCCGGTGAAGAGTGCCAGCAGTCCGAAGAGACCTCCGCTATTGCCGGAATTACCCGCTTCTAGCGCCTCAAGGTCCACTCCTGGAATCACTACATAAGAACCGATTCTGAAGATCAGGATGAAACCCAGTGTCACCATGATACGGCTTCTGAGTTCTTCGATCTTCCAGATGTTCTTCAATGTTTCGATAAAATTCTTCATGCCTCGTGCTCCGTGTTTAGTTATGCAATGATCTCTGCCGTGCCCCCTTTCTCTTCAATGGCCGCTTTTGCGGTTGCAGAGAAGGCATGGGCCTTGATCTCGACCTTTGCATTCAGTTCTCCCCTTCCTAGAATCTTGATCAAATCGTTCTTGGACGCGATACCCACTTCGACCATTACAGCCGGGTCCAGTGCAGTGAGTTTCTTCTCGTCAGCGATCATCTGGATGGTGTCCAGATTGATGCCTTTGTAGGCCACCCTGTTCCTGTTGGTGAAACCGAACTTCGGAATTCGTCTTTGTAGTGGCATCTGCCCTCCTTCGAAGCCTCGCTTGGTCTTGTAACCCGAACGTGATTTTGCTCCTTTGTGACCGCGTGTAGAGGTGCCTCCGTAGCCGGATCCCTGTCCTCTACCCACTCGCTTTCGCTTCTTTGTGCTGCCTTTCGCAGGTCTGAGATTATTCAATTCCATCTTTCTTCGTTTTTAGCTCTCGCTCAAGCCTCTTCGACTTTGAGCAGGTGCTTCACTTTAGCTATCATTCCAAGGACCTGAGGTGTAGCCTCATGTGTCCTAGGATTATTGAGTTTGTTGAGTCCGAGTGCTTTCAATGTGGCCTTTTGATCCTTGGGCCTGTTGATAGAGCTGCGAACTTGGGTGATAGTGATCTTCGCCATGATATCCTAGATTATCCGTTGAATACCGTTTGTACATCTACTCCTCTGTCCTTAGCGACCATATAGGCGTCACGTAGCTGAGAGAGAGCATCGATGGTCGCCTTGACCACATTATGTGGATTGGATGAACCTTTTGATTTGGCCAGTACATCGTGTACTCCTACGCTCTCCAGAACAGCACGCATGGCACCACCAGCGATCACACCTGTACCGTTGGAAGCAGGCTTCAAGAAGACTCGTGCTCCTGAATACTTTCCATTTTGCTCGTGTGGGATGGTCCCATGTATGACCGGTACTTTGATCAGGTTCTTCTTGGCATCATCGATTGCTTTCGCTATCGCTCCTTGCACTTCGAGGGATTTTCCTAGACCGTGACCTACGATTCCGTTCTCATCACCTACGACCACAATGGCCGAGAAGCTGAACGTACGACCTCCTTTGGTCACTTTGGTCACACGGTTGATGGTAACGAGCTTATCAGTAAGCTCCAGGTCACCTGCTTTAATCCTATTCTTGATTCTAGTCATTATCCTTAGAATTTCAGTCCGGCCTCACGTGCACCTTCGGCCAGGGCCTTGACCCTACCATGGTACAGATATCCATTCCTGTCGAATACTACTTTTTCAATTCCTTTCTCCTTGGCAATCTCTCCGATTCCCTTTCCGACTTCGACCGCAACGTCCTTCTTGGATCCATCGGCTTTGGCCTTTTTAGAAGAGAATGCTCCTAGAGTCACCCCATTGGTGTCATCGATCAATTGAGCATAGATCTCCTTGTTACTTCTGTACACAGAGAGTCTGGGACACGCTGGGGTGCCTTGGATCACCTTTCTGATCCGCTTTTTGATCCTACTTCTTCGTGCTTCTTTCGTAAGTCTCATGACATTCGATTATTTAGCTGCGGTCTTACCGGCTTTTCTTCTGATATGTTCACCCACGTACTTGATTCCTTTACCCTTGTATGGCTCAGGCTTACGGAGTGATCTAATCTTGGCGGCAACCTGCCCGACCAACTGTTTGTCGGCAGATTCCAAAGTCACCACAGGATTCTTTCCTTTCTCGGTCTCGGCCGAAATCTTGATCTCACTGGGCATCTCGAACACCACTGGGTGGGAGAAACCCAGGTTCATGGTCAATGTCTGACCTGAGACCTGCGCTCTATATCCTACACCCACCAATTCTTGCTGGATCTTGAATCCATTGGTGACCCCTTCGATCATATTGTTGATCAACGAGCGATACAGACCATGATATGCCTTGACCTGCTTGGCCTCGGAGTTTCTCTTACAGACGATGGAATCATCTGAAATATCTACAGTGATGGATGGGTCCATCGCCTGGGTCAATTCGCCTTTAGGCCCTTTGACGGATACCACGTTGTCTTTCACTGTGACATCCACTCCAGAAGGGATAGAGACCGGTGCGTTTCCTATTCGTGACATTGTTTACCTTAATTCTCGTTATCAATAAACGTATGCGAGTACTTCTCCGCCTACATTCTCAGTTTTGGCCTCCTTATCCGTCATCACTCCTTTGGAGGTGGACATGATGGAGATTCCAAGTCCGTTGAGGACCCTTGGAAGTTTGTCTGCTCCAGCATACTTCCGCAGCCCAGGCTTACTGGCACGTTGAAGTGAAGTAATGGCCGGCTTACCTGAGACCGGATCGTATTTCAAAGCAATCTTGATGGAGTCTTGTGGTTGCTTCTCCTCGACCTTGTAGTTGAGGATATACCCTTTCTCCATAAGAATCCTCGTCATCTCCTTCTTCGTCTGGGAAGCAGGGATGTTGATGACCTTTTTCTTGGCCATGATTCCATTCCGGATCCTGGTGAGGTAATCTGCTATTGGATCAGTATTCATTTTCTTAATCTCTTGATAGTCGAACAATCATCTATTACCAGCTGGCCTTCTTGACTCCTGGTATCTTGCCCTCGAGGGCCATTTTACGGAAGAGTACCCTGGAGATACCGAACTGTCTCATGTATCCGCGTGGTCTTCCGGTCAATTTGCAACGGTTGTGCAGACGGACCCTTGAAGAATTCTTAGGAAGTTTCTGTAGACCTTCCCAATCACCTTCTGCCTTCAGCTTCGCCCGCTTCTCAGCGTAACGTGCAACCATTCTTTCTCTTTTGCGCTCCCGCGCTTTCATGGATTCCTTAGCCATCTCAGTTCTTTTTTACAAATGGGAAGTTGAACTTATCCAACAAGGCCTTAGCCTCTTCATCACTATCAGCACTAGTCACGATAGTGATATCCATACCGTTGATTTCGCGTACTTGCTCGATGTCTATCTCTGGGAAGACGATCTGCTCGCGGATTCCCAAGGTGAAATTCCCTCTTCCATCGAAGCCTGAAGCTTTGACCCCTCTGAAGTCACGAGTACGAGGAAGTGCTACCGACATCAATCTATCGAAGAAGTCGTACATCATGTCTCCACGCAGAGTGACTTTGGCACCGATCGGCATACCCTTTCTTAATTTGAAGTTGGATATGTCCTTCTTGGAGTAGCAAGGCACTGCACGCTGTCCAGTGATAGCGGATAGCTCATCTACTGCAACTTCGATCAGTTTCTTGTCGGCCACTCCTTTTCCGAGTCCTTGGTTGACACAGATTTTTTTCAATCGAGGTGCTTTCATGGGTGAGCGGTACCCGAACTCCTGCACGAGTGCTGGAGCGACCTCTTTCTTATATACTTCTTTGAGTCTTGGTGTATACATCACTTAAGCTCTTGTCCTGATTTCTTAAAATACCTGACCGAGTTCCCTTTGTCGTCTTTTTTTCTTCCGACTCGAGAAGGTTCTCCGGTCTTACTATCGATCAGCATCAGATTGGAGATATGGATCCCAGCTTCTTCTTTGACTATCCCTCCTTCTGGGTGTGCCGCACTGGGTCTGGTATGCTTGGACACCAGATTCATACCCTCAACGATGGCTCGCATCTTCTTAGGGTCGACTTCCAAGACCTGACCTTCTTCACCGCGGTGAATACCGGCTAGGATCCTGACCTTGTCTCCTTTCTTTATGTGCAATTTCTTCATGACTTCGATTTCTTTCTATCAGATCACTTCAGGAGCGAGCGATACTATTTTCATAAAGTCCTTCTCACGTAGTTCACGTGCTACGGGTCCGAAGATCCGTGTTCCTCTCAACTCACCGGCCGCATTCAGGAGGACCGCTGCATTCTCATCGAATCGGATATAGGATCCGTCAGCTCTGCGTATCTCCTTCTTGGTGCGAACGACCACTGCTGTGGAGACCGCTCCTTTCTTCACATTGCCAGAAGGCATGGCCTCCTTTACCGATACCACTATCTTGTCACCTACAGAAGCATATCTTCTTTTGGTTCCTCCGAGTACCCTGATGCAGAGGACCTCTTTGGCTCCGCTATTGTCGGCTACTTTCAATCGTGACTCTTGTTGTATCATCTCTTAAATTCTTACGCTGACCGCTTGATTATTACTTGGCCTTCTCTAGTACTTCGACCAATCTCCAGCGCTTGCTTTTGCTCAATGGTCTGGTCTCCATGATCTTTACGGTATCACCGATACCGCATTCCTCTTTTTCATCGTGAGCCATGAACTTGGAGGTATTCTTGACGAATTTCCCATAGAGTGGGTGCTTCATCTTACGCTGCACAGCGACCACGATGGTCTTGTTCATCTTGTCGCTGGTCACGACTCCGATCCGTTCTTTTCTAAGATTCCTAGTCATCTTACTTGGTATTAGCCTCAGCTATTTCTCTTTTTCTCAGCTCGGTAAGCATGCGAGCGATGTTCTTCCTAGTTGCTCCCATGGCTTTGGGATTCTCCAGAGGAGAGATCGTATGATTGATCCTCATCTTGGTGAGTGAATCGCGTTCTACCGAGAGTTTTTCCTTGATCTCGTCAGTTGAGAGGTCCTTTATTTCAGAATATTTCATTTCTCCAGGTACTTGCTTATTCTACATAATCCCTTCGGACAACGAACTTGGTCCTTACCGGTAGTTTCTGAGCGGCCAATCGCATGGCTTCTCTGGCCACTTCGATAGGCACACCATCCGCTTCGAACATGATCCGTCCCGGTTTCACTACTGCCACCCAGTGGCTAGGTGCACCTTTACCTTTACCCATACGTACTTCAGCTGGTTTTGCTGTGATGGGTTTGTCTGGGAAGATGCGTATCCAGACCTTTCCTTCCCTTTTCATATATCGGGTCACCGCAATACGGGCAGCCTCGATCTGACGGGAAGTGATGAATCCTTCATCCATTGTTTTAAGGCCGAAGGTCCCGAAAGCAACCTGGCTACCCCGGTTGGCGTTCCCTTTGATGCGGCCCTTCTGCATCTTCCTATGTTTCGTTCTTTTCGGTTGTAACATGATACCTTCTTTCTAGTGTTACACTGAGCTCTTATCTGTTGTCTCTTCTACGTGAGCCTCCGCGAGAACCTCCACGGTTTCCTCCACGACCACCTTTACCGCCTTTCTTCTCCAGTCCGAATGTGGGCGACAGATCACGCTTTCCATAGACTTCACCTTTCATGATCCATACCTTGACTCCGATACGACCGTAAGTCGTATGGGCTTCTACCAAAGCATAATCGATATCGGCTCTGAAGGTGTGAAGTGGAATACGGCCATCCTTGTAAAGCTCTGTACGAGCGATCTCAGCTCCGTTCAATCTTCCTGAGACCATCACCTTGATTCCTTCAGCGCCCATACGCATGGTGCTGGCAATGCTCATCTTGATGGCTCTACGGTAAGAGATACGGCCTTCGATCTGACGAGCGATGCTCTCTGCTACCAATCGGGCATCCAACTCGGGACGTTTGATCTCGTAGATGTTGATCTGTACATCCTTCTTGGTCAGTTTCTTGAGCTCTTCTTTCAGCTTGTCTACCTCTTGCCCGCCTTTCCCGATGATCACACCTGGACGTGCGGTCTTGATGGTCACGGTGACCACTTTCAAGGTACGCTCGATGATGATCTTGGATATACTTGCTTTGCGAAGACGCGCTCTCAGGTAGGTCCTGATCTTATGGTCTTCTACGAGTTTATCTGTATAGTCCTTACCACCATACCAGCTGGAGTCCCAACCTTTGATGTAACCCAGTCTATTTCCTATTGGATGACA comes from the Flavobacteriales bacterium genome and includes:
- the rpmC gene encoding 50S ribosomal protein L29 — its product is MKYSEIKDLSTDEIKEKLSVERDSLTKMRINHTISPLENPKAMGATRKNIARMLTELRKREIAEANTK
- the rpsQ gene encoding 30S ribosomal protein S17, which produces MTRNLRKERIGVVTSDKMNKTIVVAVQRKMKHPLYGKFVKNTSKFMAHDEKEECGIGDTVKIMETRPLSKSKRWRLVEVLEKAK
- the rplN gene encoding 50S ribosomal protein L14; its protein translation is MIQQESRLKVADNSGAKEVLCIRVLGGTKRRYASVGDKIVVSVKEAMPSGNVKKGAVSTAVVVRTKKEIRRADGSYIRFDENAAVLLNAAGELRGTRIFGPVARELREKDFMKIVSLAPEVI
- the rplP gene encoding 50S ribosomal protein L16, whose translation is MLQPKRTKHRKMQKGRIKGNANRGSQVAFGTFGLKTMDEGFITSRQIEAARIAVTRYMKREGKVWIRIFPDKPITAKPAEVRMGKGKGAPSHWVAVVKPGRIMFEADGVPIEVAREAMRLAAQKLPVRTKFVVRRDYVE
- the rpsC gene encoding 30S ribosomal protein S3, whose product is MGQKCHPIGNRLGYIKGWDSSWYGGKDYTDKLVEDHKIRTYLRARLRKASISKIIIERTLKVVTVTIKTARPGVIIGKGGQEVDKLKEELKKLTKKDVQINIYEIKRPELDARLVAESIARQIEGRISYRRAIKMSIASTMRMGAEGIKVMVSGRLNGAEIARTELYKDGRIPLHTFRADIDYALVEAHTTYGRIGVKVWIMKGEVYGKRDLSPTFGLEKKGGKGGRGGNRGGSRGGSRRRDNR